One part of the Vicugna pacos chromosome 20, VicPac4, whole genome shotgun sequence genome encodes these proteins:
- the SLC29A1 gene encoding equilibrative nucleoside transporter 1, whose protein sequence is MTTSHQPQDRYKAVWLIFFMLGLGTLLPWNFFMTATAYFTNRLDRSQNVSLVPAEPREDIQASATPPAPSPERNSLSSIFNNVMTLCAMLPLLLFTCLNSFLHQRIPQAVRILGSLVAILLLFLITAILVKVPLDALPFFVITMVKIMLINSFGAILQGSLFGLAGLLPASYTAPIMSGQGLAGFFASVAMICAIATGSELSESAFGYFITACGVIILTIVCYLGLPRLEFYRYYQQLKLEGPGEQETKLDLISKGEESKASPEESRISAPNSQPTNESHSVRAILKNILVPALSVCFVFTITIGMFPAVAAEVKSSIAGTSAWRNYFIPVSCFLTFNIFDWLGRSLTAFTMWPGKDSLWLPSLVLARLAFVPLLLLCNVQPRRYLAVVFEHDAWFIFFMAAFAFSNGYLASLCMCFGPKKVKPAEAETAGAIMAFFLSLGLALGAVFSFLFRAIV, encoded by the exons ATGACAACCAGTCACCAGCCTCAGGACAG gTACAAAGCTGTCTGGCTTATCTTCTTCATGCTGGGTCTGGGGACGCTGCTGCCCTGGAATTTTTTCATGACAGCCACTGCG TATTTCACAAACCGCCTGGACCGGTCCCAGAATGTGTCCTTGGTCCCTGCTGAACCCAGGGAGGACATCCAGGCCTCGGCCACCCCGCCAGCACCCTCACCAGAGCGGAACTCCCTCAGCTCCATCTTCAACAACGTCATGACCTTGTGTGCCATGCTGCCACTGCTGCTCTTCACCTGCCTCAACTCCTTCCTGCACCAGAG GATCCCCCAGGCTGTACGGATCCTGGGCAGCCTGGTGGCCATCCTGCTGTTGTTCCTGATCACTGCCATCCTGGTGAAGGTTCCCCTGGATGCCCTGCCTTTCTTTGTCATCACCATGGTCAAGATCATGCTCATTAACT CGTTCGGTGCCATCCTGCAGGGCAGCCTATTTGGCCTGGCCGGCCTCCTGCCCGCCAGCTACACAGCCCCCATCATGAGTGGCCAGGGCCTGGCGGGCTTCTTTGCCTCTGTGGCCATGATCTGCGCCATTGCCA CTGGCTCGGAGCTGTCAGAAAGTGCCTTCGGCTATTTTATCACAGCCTGTGGGGTTATCATTTTGACCATCGTCTGTTACCTGGGCCTTCCGCGGCTG GAATTCTACCGCTATTACCAGCAACTCAAGCTCGAGGGGCCTGGGGAGCAGGAGACCAAGCTGGACCTCATAAGTAAAG GAGAAGAGTCAAAAGCAAGCCCAGAGGAGTCCAGAATTTCAGCCCCCAACTCTCAGCCCACCAACGAAAGTCATTCTGTCCGAGCCATCCTCAAAAAT ATCTTAGTCCCGGCTCTCTCCGTGTGCTTCGTCTTCACCATCACCATTGGGATGTTTCCTGCTGTGGCTGCTGAGGTCAAGTCCAGCATTGCGGGCACCAGCGCCTGGA GAAACTACTTCATTCCTGTGTCTTGTTTCTTGACTTTCAACATCTTTGACTGGCTGGGCCGGAGCCTCACAGCCTTCACCATGTGG CCGGGGAAGGACAGCCTCTGGCTGCCAAGCCTGGTGCTGGCCCGGCTGGCCTTCGtgcccctgctgctgctgtgTAATGTCCAGCCCCGCCGCTACCTGGCTGTGGTCTTTGAGCACGACGCCTGGTTCATCTTCTTCATGGCCGCCTTCGCCTTCTCCAATGGCTACCTCGCCAGTCTGTGCATGTGCTTTGGGCCCAA GAAAGTGAAGCCGGCCGAGGCAGAGACAGCTGGAGCCATCAtggccttctttctctctctgggcctGGCACTGGGGGCTGTCTTCTCCTTCCTGTTCCGGGCAATCGTGTGA
- the MYMX gene encoding protein myomixer, which produces MPAPLLPLLLRTLLARLLLPAVRLARRHLLPLLRRLARRLGSQDMREALLGCLLFILSQRHQPDAGEPSKVARLERRERLAPQK; this is translated from the coding sequence ATGCCTGCTCCGCTGCTTCCGCTGCTGCTGCGAACACTGCTGGCCCGCCTGCTGCTGCCCGCTGTCCGCCTGGCCCGCCGGCACCTCCTGCCCTTGCTGCGCCGGCTGGCCCGTCGCCTGGGCTCCCAGGATATGCGAGAGGCTTTGCTGGGCTGTCTGTTGTTCATCCTCAGCCAGAGACATCAGCCAGATGCCGGGGAGCCCTCCAAAGTAGCCCGCctagagaggagggagaggctaGCCCCCCAGAAATAA